From a single Pasteurella atlantica genomic region:
- the rimI gene encoding ribosomal protein S18-alanine N-acetyltransferase, protein MITNIKSQDFDLLFEIEQKAHPVPWSKGTLLNNQGERYLNLKLIEEDQIVGFAICYKTLDEATLFNIAVDPEFQGKGYGKRLLNSLILQLKQQGIITLWLEVRESNRKAIQLYQHLDFVEVDIRKNYYPTTNGNKENAIVMALYL, encoded by the coding sequence ATGATTACGAATATTAAATCTCAAGATTTTGATCTTTTATTTGAAATTGAACAAAAGGCACACCCTGTTCCTTGGTCAAAAGGCACATTACTTAATAATCAAGGTGAGCGTTATTTAAATCTAAAACTAATCGAGGAAGATCAGATTGTTGGTTTTGCGATTTGTTATAAAACCTTAGATGAAGCCACATTATTTAATATTGCCGTTGATCCAGAATTTCAAGGGAAAGGTTATGGTAAGCGGTTACTTAATTCATTAATTTTGCAATTAAAACAACAAGGTATTATTACTCTATGGTTAGAGGTAAGAGAAAGTAATCGAAAAGCAATTCAACTTTATCAACACTTAGATTTTGTTGAAGTGGATATTCGCAAAAACTATTATCCAACCACTAATGGTAACAAAGAAAATGCCATCGTAATGGCATTGTATCTATAA
- a CDS encoding NAD(+) kinase: protein MRKEHNFHHIAIVGQPRRNAALETHLAVYNWLKDRNYQVSVETSIATQLNLPSALTLEEIGQQANLVIVIGGDGNMLGVARALAKYQVPLIGINRGNFGFLTDITPQTAFEQLYSCLERDEFIIEERFLLEAHIERNGKIVESGNALNEVVINPTQIVKTMEFEVCIDGKFAFSQRSDGMIIATPTGSTAYSLSVGGPILTPNMDAMALVPMYPHTLSARPLVIDGDSEISLRFTENNQDELQVSCDSQVYLPFSRDDRIIVRKSSDRIHLLHLSDYNYFSVLGSKLGWLNKLF from the coding sequence ATGAGAAAGGAACATAACTTTCACCATATCGCCATTGTTGGACAACCTCGTCGTAATGCTGCTTTAGAAACACATTTGGCAGTATATAATTGGCTTAAAGACCGTAATTATCAAGTTTCTGTTGAAACGAGTATTGCGACACAATTAAATTTACCTTCAGCTTTAACCCTTGAAGAAATTGGACAACAAGCTAATTTAGTGATTGTGATTGGGGGGGATGGTAATATGTTGGGCGTTGCTCGTGCATTGGCAAAATATCAAGTTCCTCTTATTGGTATTAATCGGGGTAATTTTGGTTTTTTAACAGATATTACTCCTCAAACAGCTTTTGAGCAGCTTTATAGTTGTTTAGAGAGAGATGAATTTATTATTGAAGAACGTTTTTTATTAGAAGCCCATATTGAGCGTAATGGTAAAATTGTTGAAAGTGGTAATGCATTGAATGAAGTGGTTATTAATCCTACTCAAATTGTGAAAACAATGGAATTTGAAGTGTGTATTGATGGAAAATTTGCTTTTTCACAGCGTTCTGATGGAATGATAATTGCCACTCCAACAGGATCAACGGCTTATTCGTTATCTGTTGGTGGTCCTATTCTTACCCCAAATATGGATGCAATGGCATTAGTACCAATGTACCCTCATACTCTTTCTGCTCGCCCTTTGGTCATTGATGGAGACAGTGAAATTTCCTTACGTTTTACAGAAAATAACCAAGATGAATTGCAGGTAAGTTGTGATAGTCAAGTGTATCTGCCTTTTTCAAGAGATGATCGCATTATTGTTAGAAAAAGTAGTGATCGTATTCATCTGCTTCACTTGAGTGATTATAACTATTTTTCTGTATTAGGATCGAAATTAGGTTGGTTGAATAAATTATTCTAA
- a CDS encoding radical SAM protein, giving the protein MQSKTQLLSEITLPLHRIIPFSNVEGVGNRTSIFLQGCKLNCLYCHNPETIPRYTDESKKVSLNYLFQQVMDAVPFIRGVTVSGGEPTIHHKKLVPLFNALKEQDLTCYLDSCGFFDFEKTKELIEVTDKFLFDLKGIGDGLQSLCFDRKNREGKVYPERIAITDHIKRSNLDRNLQNLEKLLKLNKIEEIRLVMINGFFDEKRLIKKVAELNPPKEVILKIIRVHNKGTRDPEGLAPYIPTTDEIDDLTNYAKQCGFEKVITIY; this is encoded by the coding sequence ATGCAGAGTAAAACACAATTACTTAGCGAAATTACCCTCCCTCTACATCGGATTATCCCCTTTTCAAATGTAGAGGGAGTGGGCAATCGTACTAGTATTTTTCTGCAAGGTTGCAAGCTAAATTGTTTGTATTGCCACAATCCTGAAACTATTCCACGCTATACTGATGAAAGTAAAAAGGTCAGTTTAAATTATCTATTCCAACAAGTAATGGATGCGGTACCTTTTATTCGTGGTGTAACAGTTTCAGGGGGTGAGCCGACCATCCATCATAAAAAATTGGTGCCATTATTCAATGCCTTAAAAGAGCAAGATTTGACCTGTTATTTAGATAGCTGTGGTTTTTTTGATTTTGAAAAAACCAAAGAGCTGATTGAAGTTACCGATAAATTTTTATTTGATCTCAAAGGGATAGGCGACGGTTTGCAAAGTTTATGTTTTGATCGTAAAAATCGTGAGGGCAAAGTTTATCCTGAAAGAATAGCGATAACGGATCATATCAAGCGGTCAAATTTAGATCGAAATTTACAAAATTTAGAAAAATTACTCAAACTTAACAAAATAGAAGAAATTCGCCTTGTAATGATCAACGGTTTTTTTGATGAAAAGCGATTGATTAAAAAAGTGGCTGAATTAAACCCACCAAAAGAAGTTATTCTCAAAATAATCCGAGTGCATAATAAAGGCACAAGAGATCCCGAAGGGTTAGCACCTTATATTCCAACTACCGATGAAATAGATGATCTCACTAACTATGCCAAACAGTGCGGATTTGAGAAAGTAATAACGATTTATTAA
- the grpE gene encoding nucleotide exchange factor GrpE, translating into MTNKTENNQPEQEIEISEDLQQKELQQENEQIEESIEIQDEPSLGIDELAIAQTRITELETYIAEANNRERDILLRAKAENENTRRRAEQDVEKAHKFALEKFSKDLLNVVDNLERALETLEGVDETIKPLIEGVELTHKELTSVLNRYGVQAFGEVGEAFNPEMHQAISQKDVEGIESNHISIVLQKGYKLNDRVIRDAMVMVAP; encoded by the coding sequence ATGACGAATAAAACAGAAAATAATCAACCTGAACAAGAAATTGAAATCTCAGAAGATCTACAACAAAAAGAATTACAACAAGAAAACGAACAGATAGAAGAAAGTATTGAAATTCAAGATGAACCAAGTTTAGGTATTGATGAATTAGCCATTGCACAAACTCGTATTACTGAATTAGAAACTTATATTGCAGAAGCAAATAATCGAGAAAGAGATATTTTGTTACGTGCCAAAGCAGAAAATGAAAATACTCGCCGTCGTGCCGAACAAGATGTCGAAAAAGCCCATAAATTTGCTTTAGAAAAATTCTCAAAAGACTTATTAAACGTGGTTGATAATTTAGAGCGTGCATTAGAAACTTTAGAAGGTGTTGATGAAACTATTAAACCACTAATTGAAGGTGTTGAACTTACGCATAAAGAATTAACCTCTGTATTAAATCGCTACGGAGTACAAGCTTTTGGTGAAGTAGGAGAAGCCTTTAATCCTGAAATGCATCAAGCAATCTCACAAAAAGATGTAGAAGGTATTGAATCAAACCACATTAGTATTGTGTTACAAAAAGGGTATAAATTAAATGACCGAGTCATTCGTGATGCAATGGTAATGGTTGCACCTTAA
- a CDS encoding bifunctional 2',3'-cyclic-nucleotide 2'-phosphodiesterase/3'-nucleotidase, producing the protein MYKRSSKMKTTLKPLAFITLAMFGTASAETLDLRIIETTDLHTNIMDYNYYRDKPTADLGLVRAASLIKKARSEVKNSVLVDNGDLLQGSPMGDYVAATGIKEGAIHPVYKVMNELNYDAANIGNHEFNYGLDFLKTSLKGANFPYVNSNVFDAKTGKHLFTPYIIKTHKFKDQNGNEQTIKIGYIGFVPPQILVWDKKNLEGKVVVKDIKATAEKLVPEMKDKGADVIVAIPHSGISSQKHTLNAENSASYLADVKGIDTIAFGHSHAIFPSPDYANIEKTDVKNGTINGVPAVMPGRWGSHIGVIDLTLSNDSGKWLVKEGQAQTRAIWNKKERKALVEGEQHLRDVIKEDHKGTREFVNQPMGKSDAPMYSFLALVQDDPTIQIVNLAQKDYVERFVQGDPNLANIPVLSAAAPFKTGGRKNDPTNYTEVEAGKLTFRNAADLYLYPNTLVALKINGQELKEWLECSAGMFNQIDPTNKNEQALLDYDGFRSYNFDVIDGVNYQIDVTQPKRYNGNCQLQNPKAERIVNLTYKGKAVKPTQEFLIATNNYRAYGGKFAGTDKAHLAFSSPDENRSIVADYIRRVSKEKGQISPSADNNWHFKLINSPDLKLMVETSPSEKAKKFVETNSRYPMKAMGLDENGFARYYIDLSREK; encoded by the coding sequence ATGTACAAAAGGAGTTCTAAAATGAAAACAACCTTAAAGCCATTGGCTTTTATTACCCTTGCAATGTTTGGTACAGCAAGTGCTGAAACTTTAGATTTACGTATTATTGAAACCACTGATTTGCATACCAATATAATGGATTATAACTATTATCGTGATAAACCGACAGCAGATTTAGGTTTAGTACGTGCTGCTTCTTTAATTAAAAAAGCACGTTCTGAAGTTAAAAATAGTGTGTTAGTAGATAATGGGGATTTACTTCAAGGAAGCCCTATGGGGGATTACGTTGCTGCTACAGGTATTAAAGAGGGAGCAATTCATCCTGTTTATAAAGTAATGAATGAATTAAATTACGATGCTGCAAATATTGGAAACCACGAATTTAATTATGGATTAGATTTCTTAAAAACATCCCTTAAAGGTGCCAATTTCCCTTATGTAAACTCAAATGTTTTTGATGCAAAAACAGGTAAACATTTATTTACACCTTATATTATAAAAACACATAAATTTAAAGATCAGAATGGTAATGAACAAACCATCAAAATTGGTTATATTGGTTTTGTACCACCTCAAATTTTAGTTTGGGATAAGAAAAACCTTGAAGGAAAAGTAGTTGTTAAAGATATTAAAGCAACGGCTGAAAAATTAGTCCCTGAAATGAAAGACAAAGGTGCGGATGTTATCGTGGCTATTCCTCATTCTGGAATTTCTTCTCAAAAACATACTTTAAATGCTGAAAATTCCGCCTCTTATCTGGCTGATGTGAAAGGGATTGATACCATTGCATTTGGTCATTCACACGCCATTTTCCCAAGTCCTGATTATGCAAATATTGAAAAAACAGATGTTAAAAACGGAACCATTAATGGCGTTCCTGCTGTAATGCCGGGGCGTTGGGGAAGCCATATTGGGGTAATTGATTTAACGCTTTCTAATGATTCTGGTAAATGGCTTGTGAAAGAGGGACAAGCACAAACCCGTGCAATTTGGAATAAAAAAGAACGTAAAGCACTGGTTGAAGGTGAGCAACATTTACGAGATGTGATTAAAGAAGATCATAAAGGCACCCGTGAATTTGTTAATCAACCAATGGGTAAATCTGATGCACCAATGTATTCATTCTTAGCATTAGTACAAGATGATCCGACAATACAAATCGTTAATTTAGCACAAAAAGATTATGTAGAACGCTTTGTACAAGGTGATCCAAATTTAGCGAATATTCCTGTATTATCTGCGGCTGCTCCCTTTAAAACTGGAGGACGTAAAAATGATCCAACTAATTATACGGAAGTGGAAGCGGGTAAATTAACCTTTAGAAATGCGGCAGATTTATATCTTTATCCAAATACATTAGTAGCATTAAAAATTAATGGTCAAGAGTTAAAAGAGTGGTTGGAATGTTCAGCAGGGATGTTTAATCAAATAGATCCAACGAATAAAAATGAGCAAGCTTTATTAGATTATGATGGTTTTAGAAGTTATAACTTTGATGTGATTGATGGTGTAAATTATCAAATTGATGTCACTCAACCAAAACGTTACAACGGCAATTGTCAATTACAAAATCCGAAAGCAGAACGTATTGTCAATCTGACTTATAAAGGTAAAGCAGTTAAACCAACTCAAGAATTTTTAATTGCAACAAATAATTATCGTGCTTACGGTGGTAAGTTTGCAGGAACGGATAAAGCACATCTTGCTTTCTCATCACCAGATGAGAACCGTAGTATAGTTGCTGATTATATTCGTCGAGTTTCAAAAGAAAAAGGACAGATTTCACCATCAGCAGATAATAACTGGCACTTTAAACTGATTAATTCACCTGATTTAAAATTAATGGTAGAAACCTCACCAAGTGAAAAAGCGAAAAAATTTGTGGAAACAAATAGTCGCTACCCAATGAAAGCAATGGGACTTGATGAAAATGGCTTTGCTCGTTATTACATTGATTTAAGTCGTGAAAAATAA
- the rsmC gene encoding 16S rRNA (guanine(1207)-N(2))-methyltransferase RsmC, translating to MLSSESEVLSRHLELFENKNILLFGYMQDQFAKQISSRAKNIAVFSSYFDFVTQNKNIEFGIECHQQADLGVFYWSKNKQECQFQLLQWLSTTQVGQELLIIGENRSGVRSVEKILSPFGNIAKIDSARRCGLYHFELTQLPDFNCKNFWKSYRLSIADLTIFTLPAVFSSAELDMGSKLLLSTFNKNDKVKGKTLDLGCGAGVIGAYLKQLFPKIKLTMSDIHAMALQSSERTLKENHLEGNVVASNVFSHIEERFDLIVSNPPFHDGIDTAYTAVETLITEAKKHLNRGGELRIVANSHLPYADLLDNLFGSHKVLAKTNKFKVYSVRT from the coding sequence ATGCTATCAAGTGAAAGTGAAGTATTATCACGCCATTTAGAATTGTTTGAAAATAAAAATATATTGCTATTTGGATATATGCAAGATCAATTTGCAAAACAAATAAGCTCACGAGCTAAAAATATTGCTGTTTTTAGTAGTTATTTTGATTTTGTCACTCAAAATAAGAATATAGAATTTGGTATAGAATGCCATCAACAAGCAGATTTAGGGGTGTTTTACTGGAGTAAAAATAAACAAGAGTGCCAATTTCAGTTATTGCAATGGCTTTCAACCACTCAAGTGGGGCAAGAATTATTGATTATTGGAGAAAATCGCAGTGGAGTACGCTCTGTTGAAAAAATTCTTTCACCCTTTGGGAATATTGCTAAAATTGATTCTGCTCGTCGTTGTGGGTTATATCATTTTGAATTAACTCAGTTACCAGATTTTAATTGCAAAAACTTCTGGAAATCATACCGCTTATCTATTGCTGATTTGACCATTTTCACGTTACCAGCAGTATTTAGCTCAGCAGAATTAGATATGGGATCAAAATTATTGCTTTCTACCTTTAACAAAAACGACAAAGTAAAAGGTAAAACCTTAGATTTAGGTTGTGGAGCAGGGGTGATTGGGGCATATTTAAAGCAGCTATTTCCTAAAATAAAACTCACTATGTCAGATATTCACGCAATGGCATTACAATCAAGTGAACGTACCTTAAAAGAAAATCATTTAGAAGGGAATGTGGTGGCGAGTAATGTTTTTTCACATATTGAAGAGCGTTTTGATTTAATCGTTTCTAACCCCCCTTTTCACGATGGGATAGATACGGCTTATACAGCAGTTGAAACCTTAATTACAGAAGCAAAAAAACACCTTAATCGTGGTGGTGAATTACGAATTGTCGCCAATAGTCATTTACCTTATGCTGATTTATTAGATAACCTCTTTGGTTCACATAAAGTATTAGCGAAAACCAATAAATTTAAAGTGTATTCAGTTAGAACGTAA
- a CDS encoding AAA family ATPase has product MLVKFSVENFRSIKEQQVLSMVKSNVYKELQQNTFTSNAPNTPELLKSAVIYGANASGKSNLLKALFVMTQIIETSFHKKLDEPIVVEPFLLDPKSRIEPTTFQISFIANLANEASEEKQFALVEYGFSTDKKIVYEEWLSVYPKGREQAWFHRIYDTKSKSYHWLKESESFKGSKSTWKENTRLDQLFLSTAVHLNSEQLKPIYNAIVHKLGVIGADRISNEFTKKLCKKEEYKTLFISFLQQADIDLVDIKLEKLNVENIIFPDEFLPKEIKEEIFKDLSEQVEVYFIHKDSLDNEVKINLREESDGTQKLFEFIGLIFNAMNQGDTLIIDEFNKSLHPDLVRYLVALFNSKHNKNNGQLIFTTHETSVLRKELLRRDQIWFCEKGSDRATNLYPLSDFSPLNREDLEESYLHGRYGGKPVIKEFIF; this is encoded by the coding sequence ATGTTAGTTAAGTTTTCTGTAGAGAATTTTCGCTCAATTAAAGAGCAGCAAGTGTTGTCAATGGTGAAAAGTAATGTATACAAAGAGCTTCAACAAAATACCTTTACATCAAATGCACCAAACACGCCAGAACTATTAAAATCAGCAGTGATTTACGGTGCCAACGCATCAGGGAAATCAAATTTATTAAAGGCACTATTTGTAATGACACAAATCATAGAAACATCTTTTCATAAAAAATTAGATGAACCTATTGTGGTGGAACCTTTTTTATTGGATCCTAAAAGTCGAATTGAACCAACAACCTTTCAAATTTCCTTTATTGCCAATTTAGCGAATGAAGCCTCAGAAGAGAAACAATTTGCATTGGTAGAGTATGGCTTTTCTACAGATAAAAAAATAGTCTATGAAGAGTGGTTAAGTGTTTATCCTAAAGGACGAGAGCAGGCTTGGTTCCATCGCATTTATGATACTAAAAGTAAATCTTATCATTGGCTTAAGGAATCAGAATCCTTCAAAGGTTCTAAATCTACTTGGAAAGAAAATACCCGCTTAGATCAACTTTTTTTATCAACAGCAGTACATCTCAATAGTGAGCAGTTAAAGCCTATTTATAATGCAATTGTGCATAAATTAGGTGTCATTGGTGCAGATAGAATTAGTAATGAATTTACAAAAAAACTGTGTAAAAAAGAAGAGTACAAAACTCTTTTTATCTCTTTTTTACAGCAAGCAGATATTGATTTAGTAGATATTAAATTAGAAAAATTAAACGTTGAAAATATAATTTTTCCTGATGAGTTTCTTCCAAAAGAAATAAAAGAAGAAATTTTTAAAGATTTATCGGAGCAGGTAGAAGTTTATTTTATTCATAAAGACAGTTTAGATAATGAAGTTAAAATTAATTTACGTGAGGAATCAGACGGAACACAAAAGTTATTTGAATTTATAGGTTTAATTTTTAATGCAATGAATCAGGGAGATACATTAATTATTGATGAGTTTAACAAAAGTTTACATCCTGATTTAGTTCGTTACCTAGTTGCATTATTTAATTCTAAACATAATAAAAATAATGGACAGTTGATTTTTACGACTCATGAGACATCTGTATTAAGAAAAGAATTATTGCGACGAGATCAAATTTGGTTTTGTGAAAAAGGTAGTGATCGTGCCACTAATCTATATCCATTGAGTGACTTTAGCCCATTGAATCGTGAAGATTTAGAAGAGAGTTATTTACATGGTCGTTATGGTGGAAAACCCGTAATTAAGGAATTTATTTTTTAG
- a CDS encoding Nramp family divalent metal transporter: MNKNDNFHISLEEINNTVSIPSRKKGFFANLAAFSGPGALVAVGYMDPGNWITSIQGGSVYGYLLLSVILLSSLIAMLLQAMCAKLGIVKGMDLAQATKAMVGPKMAKVLWITTELAIMATEIAEVIGSAVALNLLFDIPLLMGVLITIADVFLLLVLMRFGFRKIEAFVFILILTIFTIFAYEVALAQPDLAATLNGFMPQTSIFTEHVAGQDSALVIALGIVGATVMPHNLYLHSSIVQTRQYDRNDPADLKHALKFATIDSNIQLGFSFIINCLLLLLGASLFFGNDPEQLGKFTQLYDALKNPEIVGPIASGTLASLFAVALLASGQNATITGTLTGQIVMEGFINLRVPLWVRRVVTRLLAVLPVIICIMIWGDRGDVVESLLIYSQVFLCVALPISMIPLIKITSSKKEMGEYVNSKIVTVLGVISTVVLVILNMQLIYETLATLF; encoded by the coding sequence ATGAATAAAAATGACAATTTTCATATAAGTCTTGAAGAAATCAATAATACGGTTTCAATTCCATCACGAAAAAAAGGTTTTTTCGCTAATCTGGCGGCATTCTCAGGTCCAGGGGCATTAGTTGCTGTGGGGTATATGGATCCGGGTAACTGGATTACCTCTATCCAAGGGGGATCAGTGTATGGTTATCTATTACTTTCTGTTATCTTGCTTTCAAGTTTAATCGCAATGCTTTTACAAGCAATGTGTGCGAAATTAGGTATTGTAAAAGGAATGGATTTAGCCCAAGCCACAAAAGCAATGGTTGGTCCTAAAATGGCAAAAGTGTTGTGGATAACCACAGAGCTTGCGATTATGGCAACCGAAATTGCCGAAGTTATCGGTTCAGCCGTTGCGTTGAATTTATTATTTGATATTCCATTGCTAATGGGTGTGTTGATTACTATTGCCGATGTATTCTTACTCTTAGTGTTAATGCGTTTTGGATTTAGAAAAATTGAGGCGTTTGTCTTTATTCTTATTCTCACAATCTTCACTATTTTTGCGTATGAAGTTGCCTTAGCTCAACCTGATTTAGCGGCTACGTTAAACGGCTTTATGCCACAAACTAGCATCTTTACTGAACACGTTGCAGGGCAAGATTCAGCATTAGTGATTGCATTAGGTATCGTGGGTGCAACGGTTATGCCACATAACTTATACTTACACTCATCAATCGTACAAACACGTCAATATGATAGAAATGACCCAGCAGATCTTAAACACGCACTTAAATTTGCGACTATTGATTCAAATATTCAATTAGGTTTCTCTTTCATTATTAACTGTTTACTCTTATTACTTGGTGCATCATTATTCTTTGGAAATGACCCAGAACAATTAGGTAAATTCACGCAGTTATATGACGCATTGAAAAATCCTGAAATTGTAGGACCTATTGCAAGTGGTACATTAGCGTCATTATTTGCGGTTGCATTATTAGCATCAGGTCAGAACGCAACGATTACAGGAACGTTAACAGGTCAAATCGTAATGGAAGGTTTCATCAACTTACGTGTGCCACTATGGGTACGTCGTGTGGTCACTCGTTTACTTGCAGTATTGCCTGTGATCATATGTATTATGATTTGGGGTGATCGTGGTGATGTGGTTGAATCATTGCTTATTTACTCACAAGTATTCCTATGCGTAGCATTACCAATTTCAATGATTCCATTAATCAAGATTACTTCAAGTAAGAAAGAAATGGGTGAATATGTAAACTCAAAAATTGTTACTGTACTTGGTGTGATATCTACAGTGGTATTGGTTATCTTAAATATGCAGCTCATTTATGAAACATTAGCGACACTATTTTAA
- a CDS encoding DNA polymerase III subunit psi, which translates to MNRRDLLLQEMNITQWVLTKPQVLKGDAKIRLSKEVKLIVICENEYQQTRLFQDILLSLQFSKQQYQWVTFEQSLRLSFDHHPILWIIQNEKQAVTLTQKFANLTIWENRSWQDLAISINKRQFWQQIEPFSQQIV; encoded by the coding sequence ATGAACCGACGAGATCTACTATTACAAGAGATGAATATCACTCAATGGGTGTTAACAAAACCACAAGTTTTAAAAGGTGATGCAAAAATTCGTCTTTCAAAAGAGGTGAAACTCATTGTAATATGTGAAAATGAATATCAACAAACAAGACTATTTCAAGATATTTTATTAAGTCTACAATTCTCAAAACAACAATATCAATGGGTGACTTTTGAACAATCGTTACGATTAAGTTTTGATCATCATCCTATTTTATGGATTATTCAAAATGAGAAACAAGCGGTCACATTAACTCAAAAATTTGCAAATTTAACGATTTGGGAAAATAGAAGTTGGCAAGATCTTGCCATTTCAATTAATAAACGTCAATTTTGGCAACAAATAGAACCTTTTTCACAACAAATAGTATAA
- a CDS encoding YjjI family glycine radical enzyme, which yields MHSTIQDILDTVKSDALTCQQKGMLLANIAERLINPKELLGYTEEEYSYIENHMICDLNEGYAIYRPRYILPDYNVYIQKGCQFLDLPVPTSLDEVLDGLLIIYSHVPSITTFPVYIGRLDLLLDPFITDEEQDYIKIKRFLNHVDKTVPDSFCHANVGPVDTKAGRLILKAVIELENPTPNMTIRYDKAQTSQEFAELAAKACLLVSKPSFANDPYYKSELGEAYGIASCYNALPECGGAYTLTRLRLGTIGRACKTVDEMVNHLLPKVAKLALSTMDKRHKFLVEESNFFKTDFLVKEGFLEPHNFTSMLAIVGLADATNHLLQCEGIDETFGQSERGEEIATAIMDKLEEITNAHKGVYVERTNGRYLLHAQVGASINEEDKANNPAHRIRVGQEPSLLPHLKQSAPYHKYFPSGTGDLFAFDQTYVDHLDAVVDIIDGAFANGYRYITTYLKNTDLIRVTGYLVKKSEVEKFRNGEAVMRDTTWFGSGTDECAQVFDRQLRDQKDVNAE from the coding sequence ATGCACTCAACCATTCAAGATATTTTAGATACCGTAAAATCTGATGCTTTAACTTGTCAGCAAAAAGGAATGTTACTGGCTAATATTGCTGAACGATTAATCAATCCAAAAGAGCTGTTAGGTTATACTGAAGAAGAATATAGCTATATTGAAAATCATATGATTTGTGATTTGAATGAAGGCTATGCGATTTATCGTCCACGCTACATTTTGCCTGATTATAATGTGTATATACAAAAAGGGTGTCAGTTCTTAGATTTACCTGTTCCAACAAGTTTAGATGAAGTATTAGATGGTTTATTGATTATTTATTCTCACGTACCATCAATTACGACTTTCCCTGTCTATATCGGTCGCCTTGATCTATTACTTGATCCTTTTATCACTGATGAAGAACAAGATTACATTAAAATTAAACGTTTCTTAAATCACGTGGATAAAACTGTCCCAGATTCTTTCTGCCACGCTAACGTTGGACCAGTGGATACCAAAGCAGGACGCTTAATCTTAAAAGCAGTGATTGAGCTTGAAAACCCAACCCCGAATATGACGATTCGTTATGACAAAGCACAAACTTCCCAAGAATTTGCTGAGCTTGCAGCGAAAGCCTGTTTATTGGTATCAAAACCGTCTTTTGCGAACGACCCGTATTATAAATCAGAACTCGGCGAAGCCTACGGAATTGCAAGTTGTTATAATGCCTTACCTGAATGTGGCGGGGCTTATACTCTCACTCGTTTACGTTTGGGTACAATCGGACGTGCGTGTAAAACCGTTGATGAAATGGTCAATCACTTATTACCAAAAGTAGCAAAATTAGCCCTTTCTACAATGGATAAACGCCATAAATTCTTAGTGGAAGAAAGCAATTTCTTCAAAACCGATTTCTTAGTCAAAGAAGGCTTTTTAGAACCGCATAACTTTACCAGTATGTTGGCAATCGTTGGTTTAGCTGATGCCACCAACCATTTATTACAATGCGAAGGCATTGATGAAACCTTTGGACAAAGTGAACGTGGTGAAGAAATTGCCACTGCCATTATGGATAAATTAGAAGAAATCACCAACGCTCACAAAGGTGTTTATGTAGAGCGTACCAACGGACGTTATCTACTACACGCTCAAGTCGGAGCAAGTATTAATGAAGAAGATAAAGCGAACAACCCTGCACACCGAATTCGTGTAGGACAAGAGCCGTCATTATTGCCACACTTAAAACAATCCGCCCCTTATCATAAATATTTCCCATCAGGTACAGGAGATTTATTCGCCTTTGATCAAACTTACGTTGATCACTTAGATGCGGTCGTGGATATTATTGATGGAGCCTTTGCTAACGGCTATCGCTATATCACAACTTATCTTAAAAATACCGATTTAATCCGTGTTACAGGCTATCTTGTGAAGAAAAGCGAAGTAGAAAAATTCCGTAACGGTGAAGCGGTTATGCGTGATACTACTTGGTTTGGTAGTGGTACAGATGAATGTGCACAGGTGTTTGATCGTCAATTACGAGATCAAAAAGACGTAAATGCAGAGTAA